A genomic segment from Ciona intestinalis chromosome 10, KH, whole genome shotgun sequence encodes:
- the LOC100178695 gene encoding uncharacterized protein LOC100178695 isoform X2, producing the protein MKLVKKFSILAAIVVCYFGCIADAVPVDTVEKQLLQREGTGNPENFLDWTNQLNSTDDAEDNPFLAENRNSDEENNDYSPGQAESIQSDKRFQSLFKRYPGFQGLFKRHNPHLPDLFKRYNSMGLFKRSPGMLGLFKRGLLGLFKRSDARLQGLFKRDSATQGSFKRSSEAQALPKRYPNFQGLFKRLSEATEYPEDDSSNDDTKQRGNLHSLFKRDTSAHYLEDRGESIPFLFRRS; encoded by the exons ATGAAATTGGTAAAGAAGTTCTCAATTTTGGCTGCGATTGTAGTCTGTTATTTCG GCTGCATAGCTGATGCGGTGCCGGTTGACACTGTGGAAAAACAACTTCTACAGAGAGAG GGTACCGGGAATCCTGAGAATTTCTTGGACTGGACGAATCAATTAAACTCCACAGATG atGCAGAAGATAATCCTTTCCTGGCAGAAAATCGAAACAGCGACGAAGAAAACAACGATTACAGTCCCGGACAAGCTGAGTCTATCCAGTCGGATAAACGCTTCCAGTCTTTGTTTAAGCGTTACCCTGGTTTTCAAGGACTTTTTAAGCGCCATAACCCCCATCTTCCAGACTTGTTTAAGCGCTATAACAGCATGGGCTTATTTAAGAGAAGCCCCGGAATGCTAGGGCTTTTCAAACGGGGTCTGCTAGGCCTGTTCAAACGCAGCGATGCTCGTCTACAGGGTTTGTTCAAGCGGGATTCAGCGACACAAGGCTCGTTTAAGCGCAGCTCAGAAGCTCAGGCCCTTCCCAAACGTTACCCCAACTTCCAGGGCCTATTTAAAAGATTATCAGAAGCAACAGAATATCCTGAAGACGACAGCTCCAACGACGATACGAAGCAACGAGGCAATCTGCACAGCCTATTCAAACGTGATACTTCTGCTCATTACCTGGAAGACCGCGGCGAAAGCATCCCGTTTCTTTTCCGACGtagttaa
- the LOC113474593 gene encoding calmodulin-like: protein MANDSKSGVMSNLDKTMTETYKLFCKYDRDNSETLEVSELFLLLQDCKIPTSEAEVKKCLKAMDTNGDGVMDFMEFMTFLGMIYMIRLSNKTAIAKEIKNKAKPPPPIRKSSLY from the exons ATGGCGAACGATTCAAAATCAGGCGTAATGTCAAATCTGGACAAGACCATGACAGAAACTTACAAACTTTTCTGTAAATACGATCGGGACAACAGCGAAACATTGGAGGTGTCAGAGCTATTTTTGTTACTTCAG GACTGCAAGATTCCAACCAGCGAGGCAGAGGTCAAAAAATGCCTGAAAGCCATGGACACCAATGGGGACG GAGTTATGGACTTTATGGAATTCATGACCTTTCTTGGAATGATATACATGATACGGTTATCGAACAAAACAGCCATCGCGAAAGAAATCAAGAATAAAGCGAAACCCCCTCCACCGATAAGAAAAAGCAGCTTGTactga
- the LOC100186598 gene encoding flocculation protein FLO11 isoform X4 encodes MHYFGNPFYVPPLLSNNYHPSNPQNQPTYVKAIALTPEKKRNFHLKDNASYTPLNYSFCNDDEENVDVNVPEKPSDQVKQHWVPQPKKQAPISTTRIPIPKSTLSIHGGYSDTDSHHKSKTSQNLTSNSRAPSRDSRAISVSSISAPVPKMTSTQNSKGKVSPNISMLVKRFRHGKPQPPSARKLSNTSSTPSSDKSKYEWMSTTIPSSQSISAVAESSSLEEINDVFDSSLAELQSQVDQILKQSETPQSLPTPVPTPIFTPEIPSFNPTPTPPMLQPMENISSAKTSHMVPSFVYKPQTPQQVPVAKQPEEPFPPRIPVQDDILQQWRLKRKMEMARATSATSRDQIWSSCHREAPQSCSIRCSDSVNYPAAEKPYTPSCSPRKAEPPHQVLEPRKCTKSVGVSVVPTSCAETQTTPKSSNENSVVSINDFRTDSSVSMHRVTVVDGSTGTHDLSPLSSKVTTRSDPDMFDEGSTHSRSNQRNIKGRVESLKKKANLPHSPTTSVVKQVIGTHLFDAATDVLTPGRTEGSSDVYFDSSISDHSMSTAPTTQTKKVPDDESSSSPHHISSTPLPNSQIPPDPLPNIPSLDAASTTSGSSKKQGSIQSSSEVEDPQDILDSILDNIRNDPGVFPDDPVLTSLRQQRQKYLDELTSIDDQLSRLQ; translated from the exons ATGCATTATTTTGG taacCCATTTTATGTCCCACCCCTCCTATCAAACAACTATCATCCATCTAATCCACAGAATCAACCAACATATGTAAAAGCCATAGCTCTCAC AccagaaaaaaagagaaacttTCACCTGAAAGATAACGCATCGTACACACCTTTAAACTACTCATTTTGTAACGATGATGAAGAAAATGTGGATGTAAATGTACCAGAGAAACCTTCTGACCAA GTTAAACAGCATTGGGTACCACAACCAAAAAAGCAGGCACCGATATCAACCACTAGAATTCCTATCCCCAAATCTACACTGTCAATTCATGGTGGTTATTCAGATACTG ATTCTCACCACAAAAGCAAAACGTCACAAAATCTAACCAGCAACTCAAGAGCGCCCTCCAGGGATAGTCGAGCTATTTCTGTTTCATCAATTTCAGCTCCCGTCCCAAAAATGACGTCAACTCAAAACTCAAAGGGCAAAGTCAGTCCTAATATTTCCAT GTTGGTTAAAAGGTTCCGTCACGGGAAACCGCAGCCCCCTAGCGCTCGGAAGTTATCCAACACCTCTTCTACCCCATCTAGTGACAAGAGCAAGTACGAATGGATGTCAACAACCATTCCGTCATCGCAATCAATTAGTG CTGTAGCAGAATCCAGCAGTTTAGAAGAAATAAATGATGTGTTTGATTCCAGTCTTGCTGAACTACAGAGTCAAGTGGATCAAATACTTAAACAAAG cgAGACCCCACAATCTTTACCCACCCCTGTCCCAACCCCAATTTTCACCCCGGAAATCCCCAGTTTTAACCCCACACCCACcccacccatgttacaacccATGGAAAACATATCATCAGCGAAAACTTCTCATATGGTCCCAAGCTTCGTATACAAACCTCAGACACCACAGCAAG TTCCCGTTGCTAAGCAACCAGAGGAGCCATTTCCTCCTCGCATCCCAGTCCAAGATGACATCCTCCAGCAGTGGAGGTTGAAAAGGAAGATGGAGATGGCAAGAGCAACATCTGCAACATCCAGGGATCAAATTTGGAGCTCGTGCCACAGAG AAGCACCACAGAGCTGTAGTATACGCTGCAGTGACAGTGTCAACTACCCAGCTGCAGAAAAACCTTACACCCCCTCCTGCTCGCCACGCAAAGCAGAACCACCCCACCAAGTCTTAGAACCACGAAAATGCACAAAAAGTGTCGGCGTGTCCGTCGTGCCAACTTCGTGCGCAGAAACGCAAACCACACCAAAATCTTCAAACGAAAATTCAGTTGTTTCAATAAATGATTTTAGAACTGATTCTTCGGTCTCTATGCACAG AGTTACAGTTGTGGATGGCTCCACTGGAACGCATGACCTTTCACCTTTAAGTTCAAAGGTCACGACCCGAAGTGACCCTGACATGTTTGATGAAGGGTCAACACACTCAAGGTCAAACCAGAG aaatataaaaggaAGAGTTGAAAGTTTGAAAAAGAAAGCGAATCTCCCTCACTCCCCTACTACTTCAGTAGTAAAACAA GTTATAGGAACTCATTTATTCGATGCAGCAACAGATGTTTTAACTCCAGGAAGAACCGAAGGATCATctgatgtttattttgattctTCAATATCTGACCACAGTATGTCTACTGCACCTACAACTCAAactaaaaaag ttccaGATGATGAGTCCTCCTCTTCCCCGCATCATATTTCATCAACTCCTCTTCCAAACTCCCAAATACCTCCAGACCCCCTTCCCAACATTCCATCTCTGGATGCTGCATCCACTACATCCGGATCTTCAAAGAAACAGGGATCAATTCAATCCTCATCTGAAGTGGAGGACCCTCAAGATATTTTGGACTCCATACTTGACA aCATTCGAAATGACCCTGGGGTATTTCCCGACGATCCAGTGCTGACGTCACTGCGACAGCAACGTCAAAAATATTTGGACGAGTTGAC ATCCATAGACGACCAGCTGTCCAGGCTACAGTAG
- the LOC100186598 gene encoding flocculation protein FLO11 isoform X2, whose amino-acid sequence MQTNALTSGSEILFHPPGCNPFYVPPLLSNNYHPSNPQNQPTYVKAIALTPEKKRNFHLKDNASYTPLNYSFCNDDEENVDVNVPEKPSDQVKQHWVPQPKKQAPISTTRIPIPKSTLSIHGGYSDTDSHHKSKTSQNLTSNSRAPSRDSRAISVSSISAPVPKMTSTQNSKGKVSPNISMLVKRFRHGKPQPPSARKLSNTSSTPSSDKSKYEWMSTTIPSSQSISAVAESSSLEEINDVFDSSLAELQSQVDQILKQSETPQSLPTPVPTPIFTPEIPSFNPTPTPPMLQPMENISSAKTSHMVPSFVYKPQTPQQVPVAKQPEEPFPPRIPVQDDILQQWRLKRKMEMARATSATSRDQIWSSCHREAPQSCSIRCSDSVNYPAAEKPYTPSCSPRKAEPPHQVLEPRKCTKSVGVSVVPTSCAETQTTPKSSNENSVVSINDFRTDSSVSMHRVTVVDGSTGTHDLSPLSSKVTTRSDPDMFDEGSTHSRSNQRNIKGRVESLKKKANLPHSPTTSVVKQVIGTHLFDAATDVLTPGRTEGSSDVYFDSSISDHSMSTAPTTQTKKDDESSSSPHHISSTPLPNSQIPPDPLPNIPSLDAASTTSGSSKKQGSIQSSSEVEDPQDILDSILDNIRNDPGVFPDDPVLTSLRQQRQKYLDELTSIDDQLSRLQ is encoded by the exons ATGCAAACGAACGCTTTGACATCGGGATCCGAGATTCTCTTTCACCCACCAGGCTG taacCCATTTTATGTCCCACCCCTCCTATCAAACAACTATCATCCATCTAATCCACAGAATCAACCAACATATGTAAAAGCCATAGCTCTCAC AccagaaaaaaagagaaacttTCACCTGAAAGATAACGCATCGTACACACCTTTAAACTACTCATTTTGTAACGATGATGAAGAAAATGTGGATGTAAATGTACCAGAGAAACCTTCTGACCAA GTTAAACAGCATTGGGTACCACAACCAAAAAAGCAGGCACCGATATCAACCACTAGAATTCCTATCCCCAAATCTACACTGTCAATTCATGGTGGTTATTCAGATACTG ATTCTCACCACAAAAGCAAAACGTCACAAAATCTAACCAGCAACTCAAGAGCGCCCTCCAGGGATAGTCGAGCTATTTCTGTTTCATCAATTTCAGCTCCCGTCCCAAAAATGACGTCAACTCAAAACTCAAAGGGCAAAGTCAGTCCTAATATTTCCAT GTTGGTTAAAAGGTTCCGTCACGGGAAACCGCAGCCCCCTAGCGCTCGGAAGTTATCCAACACCTCTTCTACCCCATCTAGTGACAAGAGCAAGTACGAATGGATGTCAACAACCATTCCGTCATCGCAATCAATTAGTG CTGTAGCAGAATCCAGCAGTTTAGAAGAAATAAATGATGTGTTTGATTCCAGTCTTGCTGAACTACAGAGTCAAGTGGATCAAATACTTAAACAAAG cgAGACCCCACAATCTTTACCCACCCCTGTCCCAACCCCAATTTTCACCCCGGAAATCCCCAGTTTTAACCCCACACCCACcccacccatgttacaacccATGGAAAACATATCATCAGCGAAAACTTCTCATATGGTCCCAAGCTTCGTATACAAACCTCAGACACCACAGCAAG TTCCCGTTGCTAAGCAACCAGAGGAGCCATTTCCTCCTCGCATCCCAGTCCAAGATGACATCCTCCAGCAGTGGAGGTTGAAAAGGAAGATGGAGATGGCAAGAGCAACATCTGCAACATCCAGGGATCAAATTTGGAGCTCGTGCCACAGAG AAGCACCACAGAGCTGTAGTATACGCTGCAGTGACAGTGTCAACTACCCAGCTGCAGAAAAACCTTACACCCCCTCCTGCTCGCCACGCAAAGCAGAACCACCCCACCAAGTCTTAGAACCACGAAAATGCACAAAAAGTGTCGGCGTGTCCGTCGTGCCAACTTCGTGCGCAGAAACGCAAACCACACCAAAATCTTCAAACGAAAATTCAGTTGTTTCAATAAATGATTTTAGAACTGATTCTTCGGTCTCTATGCACAG AGTTACAGTTGTGGATGGCTCCACTGGAACGCATGACCTTTCACCTTTAAGTTCAAAGGTCACGACCCGAAGTGACCCTGACATGTTTGATGAAGGGTCAACACACTCAAGGTCAAACCAGAG aaatataaaaggaAGAGTTGAAAGTTTGAAAAAGAAAGCGAATCTCCCTCACTCCCCTACTACTTCAGTAGTAAAACAA GTTATAGGAACTCATTTATTCGATGCAGCAACAGATGTTTTAACTCCAGGAAGAACCGAAGGATCATctgatgtttattttgattctTCAATATCTGACCACAGTATGTCTACTGCACCTACAACTCAAactaaaaaag ATGATGAGTCCTCCTCTTCCCCGCATCATATTTCATCAACTCCTCTTCCAAACTCCCAAATACCTCCAGACCCCCTTCCCAACATTCCATCTCTGGATGCTGCATCCACTACATCCGGATCTTCAAAGAAACAGGGATCAATTCAATCCTCATCTGAAGTGGAGGACCCTCAAGATATTTTGGACTCCATACTTGACA aCATTCGAAATGACCCTGGGGTATTTCCCGACGATCCAGTGCTGACGTCACTGCGACAGCAACGTCAAAAATATTTGGACGAGTTGAC ATCCATAGACGACCAGCTGTCCAGGCTACAGTAG
- the LOC100186598 gene encoding flocculation protein FLO11 isoform X1, whose amino-acid sequence MQTNALTSGSEILFHPPGCNPFYVPPLLSNNYHPSNPQNQPTYVKAIALTPEKKRNFHLKDNASYTPLNYSFCNDDEENVDVNVPEKPSDQVKQHWVPQPKKQAPISTTRIPIPKSTLSIHGGYSDTDSHHKSKTSQNLTSNSRAPSRDSRAISVSSISAPVPKMTSTQNSKGKVSPNISMLVKRFRHGKPQPPSARKLSNTSSTPSSDKSKYEWMSTTIPSSQSISAVAESSSLEEINDVFDSSLAELQSQVDQILKQSETPQSLPTPVPTPIFTPEIPSFNPTPTPPMLQPMENISSAKTSHMVPSFVYKPQTPQQVPVAKQPEEPFPPRIPVQDDILQQWRLKRKMEMARATSATSRDQIWSSCHREAPQSCSIRCSDSVNYPAAEKPYTPSCSPRKAEPPHQVLEPRKCTKSVGVSVVPTSCAETQTTPKSSNENSVVSINDFRTDSSVSMHRVTVVDGSTGTHDLSPLSSKVTTRSDPDMFDEGSTHSRSNQRNIKGRVESLKKKANLPHSPTTSVVKQVIGTHLFDAATDVLTPGRTEGSSDVYFDSSISDHSMSTAPTTQTKKVPDDESSSSPHHISSTPLPNSQIPPDPLPNIPSLDAASTTSGSSKKQGSIQSSSEVEDPQDILDSILDNIRNDPGVFPDDPVLTSLRQQRQKYLDELTSIDDQLSRLQ is encoded by the exons ATGCAAACGAACGCTTTGACATCGGGATCCGAGATTCTCTTTCACCCACCAGGCTG taacCCATTTTATGTCCCACCCCTCCTATCAAACAACTATCATCCATCTAATCCACAGAATCAACCAACATATGTAAAAGCCATAGCTCTCAC AccagaaaaaaagagaaacttTCACCTGAAAGATAACGCATCGTACACACCTTTAAACTACTCATTTTGTAACGATGATGAAGAAAATGTGGATGTAAATGTACCAGAGAAACCTTCTGACCAA GTTAAACAGCATTGGGTACCACAACCAAAAAAGCAGGCACCGATATCAACCACTAGAATTCCTATCCCCAAATCTACACTGTCAATTCATGGTGGTTATTCAGATACTG ATTCTCACCACAAAAGCAAAACGTCACAAAATCTAACCAGCAACTCAAGAGCGCCCTCCAGGGATAGTCGAGCTATTTCTGTTTCATCAATTTCAGCTCCCGTCCCAAAAATGACGTCAACTCAAAACTCAAAGGGCAAAGTCAGTCCTAATATTTCCAT GTTGGTTAAAAGGTTCCGTCACGGGAAACCGCAGCCCCCTAGCGCTCGGAAGTTATCCAACACCTCTTCTACCCCATCTAGTGACAAGAGCAAGTACGAATGGATGTCAACAACCATTCCGTCATCGCAATCAATTAGTG CTGTAGCAGAATCCAGCAGTTTAGAAGAAATAAATGATGTGTTTGATTCCAGTCTTGCTGAACTACAGAGTCAAGTGGATCAAATACTTAAACAAAG cgAGACCCCACAATCTTTACCCACCCCTGTCCCAACCCCAATTTTCACCCCGGAAATCCCCAGTTTTAACCCCACACCCACcccacccatgttacaacccATGGAAAACATATCATCAGCGAAAACTTCTCATATGGTCCCAAGCTTCGTATACAAACCTCAGACACCACAGCAAG TTCCCGTTGCTAAGCAACCAGAGGAGCCATTTCCTCCTCGCATCCCAGTCCAAGATGACATCCTCCAGCAGTGGAGGTTGAAAAGGAAGATGGAGATGGCAAGAGCAACATCTGCAACATCCAGGGATCAAATTTGGAGCTCGTGCCACAGAG AAGCACCACAGAGCTGTAGTATACGCTGCAGTGACAGTGTCAACTACCCAGCTGCAGAAAAACCTTACACCCCCTCCTGCTCGCCACGCAAAGCAGAACCACCCCACCAAGTCTTAGAACCACGAAAATGCACAAAAAGTGTCGGCGTGTCCGTCGTGCCAACTTCGTGCGCAGAAACGCAAACCACACCAAAATCTTCAAACGAAAATTCAGTTGTTTCAATAAATGATTTTAGAACTGATTCTTCGGTCTCTATGCACAG AGTTACAGTTGTGGATGGCTCCACTGGAACGCATGACCTTTCACCTTTAAGTTCAAAGGTCACGACCCGAAGTGACCCTGACATGTTTGATGAAGGGTCAACACACTCAAGGTCAAACCAGAG aaatataaaaggaAGAGTTGAAAGTTTGAAAAAGAAAGCGAATCTCCCTCACTCCCCTACTACTTCAGTAGTAAAACAA GTTATAGGAACTCATTTATTCGATGCAGCAACAGATGTTTTAACTCCAGGAAGAACCGAAGGATCATctgatgtttattttgattctTCAATATCTGACCACAGTATGTCTACTGCACCTACAACTCAAactaaaaaag ttccaGATGATGAGTCCTCCTCTTCCCCGCATCATATTTCATCAACTCCTCTTCCAAACTCCCAAATACCTCCAGACCCCCTTCCCAACATTCCATCTCTGGATGCTGCATCCACTACATCCGGATCTTCAAAGAAACAGGGATCAATTCAATCCTCATCTGAAGTGGAGGACCCTCAAGATATTTTGGACTCCATACTTGACA aCATTCGAAATGACCCTGGGGTATTTCCCGACGATCCAGTGCTGACGTCACTGCGACAGCAACGTCAAAAATATTTGGACGAGTTGAC ATCCATAGACGACCAGCTGTCCAGGCTACAGTAG
- the LOC100178695 gene encoding uncharacterized protein LOC100178695 isoform X1, translated as MKLVKKFSILAAIVVCYFGCIADAVPVDTVEKQLLQREGTGNPENFLDWTNQLNSTDVDETDEELYDQLLYNILIPMQQKMIAEENGQLDNAEDNPFLAENRNSDEENNDYSPGQAESIQSDKRFQSLFKRYPGFQGLFKRHNPHLPDLFKRYNSMGLFKRSPGMLGLFKRGLLGLFKRSDARLQGLFKRDSATQGSFKRSSEAQALPKRYPNFQGLFKRLSEATEYPEDDSSNDDTKQRGNLHSLFKRDTSAHYLEDRGESIPFLFRRS; from the exons ATGAAATTGGTAAAGAAGTTCTCAATTTTGGCTGCGATTGTAGTCTGTTATTTCG GCTGCATAGCTGATGCGGTGCCGGTTGACACTGTGGAAAAACAACTTCTACAGAGAGAG GGTACCGGGAATCCTGAGAATTTCTTGGACTGGACGAATCAATTAAACTCCACAGATG TTGACGAAACCGACGAGGAATTATATGACCAACTCCTGTATAATATCCTTATTCCGatgcaacaaaaaatgatcGCAGAAGAGAACGGACAGCTTGACA atGCAGAAGATAATCCTTTCCTGGCAGAAAATCGAAACAGCGACGAAGAAAACAACGATTACAGTCCCGGACAAGCTGAGTCTATCCAGTCGGATAAACGCTTCCAGTCTTTGTTTAAGCGTTACCCTGGTTTTCAAGGACTTTTTAAGCGCCATAACCCCCATCTTCCAGACTTGTTTAAGCGCTATAACAGCATGGGCTTATTTAAGAGAAGCCCCGGAATGCTAGGGCTTTTCAAACGGGGTCTGCTAGGCCTGTTCAAACGCAGCGATGCTCGTCTACAGGGTTTGTTCAAGCGGGATTCAGCGACACAAGGCTCGTTTAAGCGCAGCTCAGAAGCTCAGGCCCTTCCCAAACGTTACCCCAACTTCCAGGGCCTATTTAAAAGATTATCAGAAGCAACAGAATATCCTGAAGACGACAGCTCCAACGACGATACGAAGCAACGAGGCAATCTGCACAGCCTATTCAAACGTGATACTTCTGCTCATTACCTGGAAGACCGCGGCGAAAGCATCCCGTTTCTTTTCCGACGtagttaa
- the LOC100186598 gene encoding flocculation protein FLO11 isoform X3 gives MQTNALTSGSEILFHPPGCNPFYVPPLLSNNYHPSNPQNQPTYVKAIALTPEKKRNFHLKDNASYTPLNYSFCNDDEENVDVNVPEKPSDQVKQHWVPQPKKQAPISTTRIPIPKSTLSIHDSHHKSKTSQNLTSNSRAPSRDSRAISVSSISAPVPKMTSTQNSKGKVSPNISMLVKRFRHGKPQPPSARKLSNTSSTPSSDKSKYEWMSTTIPSSQSISAVAESSSLEEINDVFDSSLAELQSQVDQILKQSETPQSLPTPVPTPIFTPEIPSFNPTPTPPMLQPMENISSAKTSHMVPSFVYKPQTPQQVPVAKQPEEPFPPRIPVQDDILQQWRLKRKMEMARATSATSRDQIWSSCHREAPQSCSIRCSDSVNYPAAEKPYTPSCSPRKAEPPHQVLEPRKCTKSVGVSVVPTSCAETQTTPKSSNENSVVSINDFRTDSSVSMHRVTVVDGSTGTHDLSPLSSKVTTRSDPDMFDEGSTHSRSNQRNIKGRVESLKKKANLPHSPTTSVVKQVIGTHLFDAATDVLTPGRTEGSSDVYFDSSISDHSMSTAPTTQTKKVPDDESSSSPHHISSTPLPNSQIPPDPLPNIPSLDAASTTSGSSKKQGSIQSSSEVEDPQDILDSILDNIRNDPGVFPDDPVLTSLRQQRQKYLDELTSIDDQLSRLQ, from the exons ATGCAAACGAACGCTTTGACATCGGGATCCGAGATTCTCTTTCACCCACCAGGCTG taacCCATTTTATGTCCCACCCCTCCTATCAAACAACTATCATCCATCTAATCCACAGAATCAACCAACATATGTAAAAGCCATAGCTCTCAC AccagaaaaaaagagaaacttTCACCTGAAAGATAACGCATCGTACACACCTTTAAACTACTCATTTTGTAACGATGATGAAGAAAATGTGGATGTAAATGTACCAGAGAAACCTTCTGACCAA GTTAAACAGCATTGGGTACCACAACCAAAAAAGCAGGCACCGATATCAACCACTAGAATTCCTATCCCCAAATCTACACTGTCAATTCATG ATTCTCACCACAAAAGCAAAACGTCACAAAATCTAACCAGCAACTCAAGAGCGCCCTCCAGGGATAGTCGAGCTATTTCTGTTTCATCAATTTCAGCTCCCGTCCCAAAAATGACGTCAACTCAAAACTCAAAGGGCAAAGTCAGTCCTAATATTTCCAT GTTGGTTAAAAGGTTCCGTCACGGGAAACCGCAGCCCCCTAGCGCTCGGAAGTTATCCAACACCTCTTCTACCCCATCTAGTGACAAGAGCAAGTACGAATGGATGTCAACAACCATTCCGTCATCGCAATCAATTAGTG CTGTAGCAGAATCCAGCAGTTTAGAAGAAATAAATGATGTGTTTGATTCCAGTCTTGCTGAACTACAGAGTCAAGTGGATCAAATACTTAAACAAAG cgAGACCCCACAATCTTTACCCACCCCTGTCCCAACCCCAATTTTCACCCCGGAAATCCCCAGTTTTAACCCCACACCCACcccacccatgttacaacccATGGAAAACATATCATCAGCGAAAACTTCTCATATGGTCCCAAGCTTCGTATACAAACCTCAGACACCACAGCAAG TTCCCGTTGCTAAGCAACCAGAGGAGCCATTTCCTCCTCGCATCCCAGTCCAAGATGACATCCTCCAGCAGTGGAGGTTGAAAAGGAAGATGGAGATGGCAAGAGCAACATCTGCAACATCCAGGGATCAAATTTGGAGCTCGTGCCACAGAG AAGCACCACAGAGCTGTAGTATACGCTGCAGTGACAGTGTCAACTACCCAGCTGCAGAAAAACCTTACACCCCCTCCTGCTCGCCACGCAAAGCAGAACCACCCCACCAAGTCTTAGAACCACGAAAATGCACAAAAAGTGTCGGCGTGTCCGTCGTGCCAACTTCGTGCGCAGAAACGCAAACCACACCAAAATCTTCAAACGAAAATTCAGTTGTTTCAATAAATGATTTTAGAACTGATTCTTCGGTCTCTATGCACAG AGTTACAGTTGTGGATGGCTCCACTGGAACGCATGACCTTTCACCTTTAAGTTCAAAGGTCACGACCCGAAGTGACCCTGACATGTTTGATGAAGGGTCAACACACTCAAGGTCAAACCAGAG aaatataaaaggaAGAGTTGAAAGTTTGAAAAAGAAAGCGAATCTCCCTCACTCCCCTACTACTTCAGTAGTAAAACAA GTTATAGGAACTCATTTATTCGATGCAGCAACAGATGTTTTAACTCCAGGAAGAACCGAAGGATCATctgatgtttattttgattctTCAATATCTGACCACAGTATGTCTACTGCACCTACAACTCAAactaaaaaag ttccaGATGATGAGTCCTCCTCTTCCCCGCATCATATTTCATCAACTCCTCTTCCAAACTCCCAAATACCTCCAGACCCCCTTCCCAACATTCCATCTCTGGATGCTGCATCCACTACATCCGGATCTTCAAAGAAACAGGGATCAATTCAATCCTCATCTGAAGTGGAGGACCCTCAAGATATTTTGGACTCCATACTTGACA aCATTCGAAATGACCCTGGGGTATTTCCCGACGATCCAGTGCTGACGTCACTGCGACAGCAACGTCAAAAATATTTGGACGAGTTGAC ATCCATAGACGACCAGCTGTCCAGGCTACAGTAG